Proteins from a genomic interval of Procambarus clarkii isolate CNS0578487 chromosome 45, FALCON_Pclarkii_2.0, whole genome shotgun sequence:
- the LOC138350421 gene encoding uncharacterized protein, with protein MRQTVCRPGDRCVDRVTAVCRPGDRCVDLVTAVCRPGGRVDAVCRPGDRCVDLVTAVCRPGDRYNLLPKPYNLLPKPYNLLPKPYNLLPKPDNLLPKPDNLLPKPYNLLPKPYNLLPKPYNLLPKPYNLLPKPDNLLPKPDNLLPKPYNLLPKPYNLLPKPYNLLPKPDNLLPKPYNLLLKPYNLLPKPYNLLPKPYNLLPKPDNLLPKPYNLLPKPDNLLPKPYNLLPKPYNLLLKPYNLLPKPYNLLPKPYNLLPKPDNLLPKPYNLLPKPDNLLPKPYNLLPKPDNLLPKPDNLLPKPYNLLPKPYNLLLKPYNLLPKPYNLLPKPYNLLPKPYNLLLKPYNLLPKPYNLLPKPYNLLPKPDNLLPKLYNLLPRPDNLLPKPYNLLLKPYNLLPKPYNLLPKPYNLLPKPDNLLLKPYNLLPKPDNLLPKPYNLLLKPYNLLLKPYNLLPKPYNLLLKPYNLLPKPYLLPKPYNLLPKPYNLLPKPDNLLPKLYNLLPKPDNLLPKPYNLLLKPYNLLPKPYNLLPKPYNLLPKPDNLLLKPYNLLPKPDNLLPKPYNLLPKPYNLLLKPYNLLPKPYNLLLKPYNLLPKPYNLLPKPYNLLPKPYNLLPKPYNLLPKHTTSYLNQFFSLAYLG; from the exons ATGAGGCAGACCGTGTGTCGACCTGGTGACCGCTGTGTCGACCGGGTGACCGCTGTGTGTCGACCTGGTGACCGCTGTGTCGACCTGGTGACCGCTGTGTGTCGACCTGGTGGCCGTGTTGACGCTGTGTGTCGACCTGGTGACCGCTGTGTCGACCTGGTGACCGCTGTGTGTCGACCTGGTGACCGCT ACAACCTCTTACCTAAACCATACAACCTCTTACCTAAACCATACAACCTCTTGCCTAAACCATACAACCTCTTACCTAAACCAGACAACCTCTTACCTAAACCAGACAACCTCTTACCTAAACCATACAACCTCTTACCTAAACCATACAACCTCTTACCTAAACCATACAACCTCTTGCCTAAACCATACAACCTCTTACCTAAACCAGACAACCTCTTACCTAAACCAGACAACCTCTTACCTAAACCATACAACCTCTTACCTAAACCATACAACCTCTTACCTAAACCATACAACCTCTTACCTAAACCAGACAACCTCTTACCTAAACCATACAACCTCTTACTTAAACCATACAACCTCTTACCTAAACCATACAACCTCTTACCTAAACCATACAACCTCTTACCTAAACCAGACAACCTCTTACCTAAACCATACAACCTCTTACCTAAACCAGACAACCTCTTACCTAAACCATACAACCTCTTACCTAAACCATACAACCTCTTACTTAAACCATACAACCTCTTACCTAAACCATACAACCTCTTACCTAAACCATACAACCTCTTACCTAAACCAGACAACCTCTTACCTAAACCATACAACCTCTTACCTAAACCAGACAACCTCTTACCTAAACCATACAACCTCTTACCTAAACCAGACAACCTCTTACCTAAACCAGACAACCTCTTACCTAAACCATACAACCTCTTACCTAAACCATACAACCTCTTACTTAAACCATACAACCTCTTACCTAAACCATACAACCTCTTACCTAAACCATACAACCTCTTACCTAAACCATACAACCTCTTACTTAAACCATACAACCTCTTACCTAAACCATACAACCTCTTACCTAAACCATACAACCTCTTACCTAAACCAGACAACCTCTTACCTAAACTATACAACCTCTTACCTAGACCAGACAACCTCTTACCTAAACCATACAACCTCTTACTTAAACCATACAACCTCTTACCTAAACCATACAACCTCTTACCTAAACCATACAACCTCTTACCTAAACCAGACAACCTCTTACTTAAACCATACAACCTCTTACCTAAACCAGACAACCTCTTACCTAAACCATACAACCTCTTACTTAAACCATACAACCTCTTACTTAAACCATACAACCTCTTACCTAAACCATACAACCTCTTACTTAAACCATACAACCTCTTACCTAAACCATACCTCTTACCTAAACCATACAACCTCTTACCTAAACCATACAACCTCTTACCTAAACCAGACAACCTCTTACCTAAACTATACAACCTCTTACCTAAACCAGACAACCTCTTACCTAAACCATACAACCTCTTACTTAAACCATACAACCTCTTACCTAAACCATACAACCTCTTACCTAAACCATACAACCTCTTACCTAAACCAGACAACCTCTTACTTAAACCATACAACCTCTTACCTAAACCAGACAACCTCTTACCTAAACCATACAACCTCTTACCTAAACCATACAACCTCTTACTTAAACCATACAACCTCTTACCTAAACCATACAACCTCTTACTTAAACCATACAACCTCTTACCTAAACCATACAACCTCTTACCTAAACCATACAACCTCTTACCTAAACCATACAACCTCTTACCTAAACCATACAACCTCTTACCTAAACACACAACCTCTTACCTAAACCAGTTCTTCAGTTTGGCATATTTAGGATAA